The sequence TATTCCCTTTGGGATGAATGTGATTTAGTATaaatttgttatttaaaaaaaaaaggctaagaACTTTAGTTTTTAGAAATTGTTATTTTTGACATTGCACAAACTTTCCTGCTTTCATTTCTAGGCTCCACATTTAAACCTCATGACTCGCCCAGAACTCCATCAAACAGGACAGGACGGCGGCGCAAGGAGAAGAGAGCTACGGTTGTGGGAGTTCCACAGCACATTGCAGCAGAGCTTGGTAAGAGCTTCATGGAGATGATGTATTttcaagggttttttttttttttcttaacaggTCATAACCTTATTGAGTCCATATGTGGTTATGCcaagaaagtgcattttttttcccactagaaatctgtaaagaaaaaaagttttgcaaAAATTCAAATGATAGAGAACCACAATGTGAGAGAATAGTATTCTATGACTCATTGTATTTAAGCACCGAAAAATATAAACAAGGATGTAAAATGTCATATTGGTGGCCCAGTTTAGTGGTTCAGAATAATAGAAACCCTAGGATAGtatttttacatgatttttttcttttttcatttgctAGTCCTTTAAGGAGTTGGTTGCATATAATATTACGCAGACTAGTTGTGATATTTAAAATTGTTGTGAACAAATTAAATACTAATTCATTATACTCTACCCTTTATGTGAAGGTCTCCATTCCTCTTATTCACACCGTGGCATCCACGAGCTGTTCCCTAGAGGAAACAATAAGCCAGGTGAAAAGTCTTCAGCAATTCCTGTGGCGAATGGTTTCCATGGAGAAAAGGAAGAATTTGTGGTTATTCCTACAGTAGATGGAACTCCTGCAACAGTGCCACATGGTGGAGCCTACATTTCACTGGTTGCTCTAGAGCAGACAGAAGCCGCTTTGCAAAGACACATTAACAAGGTTTATCAAGATGACAGTTGCATTGGTCGCAAGTCTGACATTAAGATGTCACCCCTGTTCCTACGCCCAAAGTCTCTGGCTGTCCCTGGGATGACTACACACTCACCTCAAAGTGACCCTAGGAGTCCTGTGATGTCCATATCACCCCAAGCCACATACATGTCTAAGATCATACCAAATGCAGTTCTTCCTCCTATGGTTGATGTTGTTGCCTTGAGCCGATCCAGTGTCCGAACTCTAAGCCGATGCAGTCTGGCTACAGCAAGCCCTGCCTCAGTTCGTGGTTCTTTGcatagggggagggggaggtcTTCCTCCAGTGACACATGGAGCCGTTCCCAATCCACAGAGACTATAGTATCTGACTCTTCTACTATCTCCTCTAGAGGTGGTGAGAATATTCTGGAAGCAATTGAGACACATGAGTCTGGATTAAGCACTGGCAGGACATCTCCTGCCCCTAGCACAGGCACCCAAGATGGTTCTGATGCTGTCAGCTTGTGTAGCGGCCGCTCATCCGTACGTAGTGTTTCATTGCGAAAAAGCAAAAAGGCTCCTCCACCTCCAAAACGCACCTATTCACTGCAACAGCAGAGAGAAATGGGGCTTCCTCCCAGGCCAGATAAAAAGCCCACAACCAAAACTAGCAATGCTCGAGACCCTTGGGTGCTGCGAACAGACAAAGGTACAGTAGAAAATGATGTGTTTTTACCTTCTTTGGCTGGAACAAATCTAAGCTCCCCTAGTCGCTCAGATCGAACTTTATCTCCATCCAGTGGTTACTCCAGCCAGAGTGGGACGCCGACATTGCCAGTTAGATCACTGCTCGAGTCTCCAGGTTCTCGTAGGAAAACTCCACCCAAACCAGAGAGAACTAGTCTTAAGTCAGCCTCAAGTATGCCCATGAGCTCTTCATCTTCTACGGATAACAATACCCCCCTTCTTTTCAGTCCCCCAAGAGCTGGTTCTTCTTTGGGAGACCAAGAAGGACAAGATCTAATCCccccacacccaaatgtgcctgcCCCTTCTTGCCCCCCACCTAGCAAAGCAACTGACCTGGTTGTGACACCAGCTGCAACTCCAaccccatcaccaccaccatctcaCCATCCCACACCTCCACCTGCCAGAAAGTCTGAGTCAGACACTGAGATTGTACCATTGACACTGGAGAAGACTGCTCAAAAAGAATCCTTGTGGCCCCCTCCACCACCAGAGACTTCTGATGTTCAGGACTTATCCATGGCAGATTTCCCTCCACCTGATGAGGAAATCTTTTTATCTCTACCACCATCTTTCGAGTCTGTATGCGATAGTCTTACAAGTTCAGACACATTCACTGTCATCACCAATGAtaagatagatgtgctggaagcaGAAATGCCTGTGTTAACTTCTAAAAATGAGAAGCCTTTGAACATTGTTGTGGGTCCACAACCTGAATCTGTGCCTTTAACTTTAACAGAGTCTCCAGATACAGCTATACATGCCCTTGTTATAAAGACCGCATCTACGTCTGTGACTCAAGTAGCAACGGAGATCCCGGGGTCTGTTGTGCCACCCTCTACAGAACCTCTAGTGGTGCCGCCTGCTTTTGCTGCAGATTCTTCACTTACTACTGCTGTACCTTCAATCATTTATAAGCCACATTTTATTACCCCATCAACTGCAACCATTGAGTCCAAAAAAACACTTGAAGCCACTGTGCCACAAAAAGCTACTGGGGATCCAACTGTAACCACTTTGGAGTCTAAAGTTTCCACTACAAGTTTTGTACCCACTATTTCATCAACTTCTGTGGAATCATCTGTGTCTATTGTGTCATCATCTGTCATTGCTACTAACGTAACCCTTCCACAAGAAGCAGGCTCACCCCGTCCCAAGTCAAGCATGTGGAAGCCAGCCAGTGCACCAAGTTATAGAAAGCAGCCAGCAACTAATCAGAGCACTGCAGCTGCCCAAAAAGAAGATGCAAACTTACCTATAGTAACTCCATCCTTGCTGCAGATGGTTCGTTTGCGATCTGTACAAGCCAGAGGTCCACAGGTTCCATCATCTCATCACCTATCTGGACTTCCCGCCCCTCAAAAACCTGTTCGCAAATCCCTGTCTCTAAGATCCCCTCAGGGGTCCGAATCATCCCCAGCAGAAAGCCCCACAGTATCACCTCAGTCTCCACATAAACCACCAGATTCACCTTCCGCATACAGATCACCAGCTTCTGCTGCTAGCTTCGTATTTGCTCGAGGATCCAAGAAGTTTGTGTTTGAGCCTCTTGCATCCCAAGAGGCTGAATCCTCATTGAAGAGAGACTTAGTGGAAGAGCTCAAATCACATGGGGTTCCTCGCAGCCCAGATGGAAAACCCCCACTACAGAAGAAACCCAGCAAGATTCCCCCACCTGTAGCAAGGAAACCATCAGTTGGGATACCCCGGACTCCCACAAGCCCTGCAAACTCTACAGTGGGCACAAATGGCAGTGTGTTCACACCCTGTGATGCAGGATGCGTTCCCCCAGCATCTGGAGTTAATGCAACGGTGACCCAGGCAGGACATGAGAAGCCACACACAAGCCAGCTTGAACAAGGTAACTATACAAAATGCACTATTATTCCCAAGTATCTAATTATAGGGTCACAACAGAAACAGCAGTTGTTAAATTTCCTTTATCTAACAACTACACTGATAAATAGCTGTAGGCATAATCCGTAAATAAATCTTCTTTCTTTCAGCCTAAACATGTCATGAGGAATATTCAGGGTTCTGCCTTCTCAGGGACACCTCTGTGATGCTCTGCTAAACTCCCATGAACTGCTGGACTCACAAGATTTGCCTTAACAGTGTACAGTCTTGGTATTTATACAACAGTCGgtgttggtttttgttttgatGAACATCTACTTTGCAATAGTTGAACTACTGTAATGGTTCGATTTGAAGTACTGTGGTTGGAGTGTCATCTGGTGGAAAGACAACAGCCTGCATCGTGGTACTGCACCTTTGAACTGAATTCAATGCACAAAGCTGTATTTTGGTGTAAAtgttagtttttaaaaaaataataacctacTGAAGCAGTTATGACAGCTCTGTGCGACAGAGGTGTCATGTCTGCTGACTTAATAGACTAGGAAATCTACAAATGCTGGTGTTAGGTTTAGACTGCTGCACAAGACATTGTTAAAATTAAATCAGCACTTCTTCCTACAATACTGCAGCGTTAACCCTGTGGTATTCAAACAATCAATTCAGACTTGGAGCCATTTTGGCAAACGAAGACTGAACTATTTTCTTAATTATCTCTACtgaaaaagtacattttaaaaacttttacatgTGTTTAGTAAAACTGCAAATTATCCTATTATGAATTCTATAAAGACCTAGCAAGCACATTAACTAGTGAACCTAGTCTAAACTATACAAGCACATAGCGGGGCAAGTGAGTGTTGAAATGCGGTTTTAATCTTTAAAAGCACACTGTATGAAAGCAGCCTTATCAACTTGCATCAGCTGCATGCTAATGCTATGCTTCTTAAATCAGTGTCCTTGTTCTGCTTCTCCACATGGCAATGCAGAAACTAATGTTACGGAAAGGAGTAAGCACAGTAACACTAATATAAATATCCTGATAGTTAAAAGATGCATCTAAAAAGGACCCATCTAACCTTTCCATTTAAGCATTGTGGAACGCCTCCTGTGTGTTCTATTCAAATATGCACCTTATGGTTCAGTGTTAAAGTTTCATAGCACACTATGGGTTAATCATTACCTTAAAATAAATAGAAGCTTAATGCAGAGGATCAGTGTAAATATTCATGTCCTGCTGATCTGGAAAATACTCTAACAATCAAACAGACAATCCACTGTGTGTATTATAGGCATGCTCTCATTGTAATTACATTGAAATGAGTAGTGAACATTACTTTTTCTTTACTTCAGCATTCAGCAGGGAGGGTCACAGATTTGCTACATTTCGGCAATTTAATCACCTTATTTAGctagaacccaaaatcagaaagCTTTTGTGTAAATTGCCCATAGCTACATCTAGCATCTTGGCTGTACAAAGTCTGCAAAATATAGTGCTGCAGCGGGTAGTGGTTAAATACAGA is a genomic window of Mixophyes fleayi isolate aMixFle1 chromosome 2, aMixFle1.hap1, whole genome shotgun sequence containing:
- the NHSL3 gene encoding NHS-like protein 3, which produces MSAQTALPPDHDPLPPIPDSGALEPKKKKHKTGTLRRALSWLRGRKKKKSEAKLRGSKDNPKPDDDPQPIAAQENESPDNAFFPIGRTPLLEEIHNQAQEGLKSLQRREKQQYKHPSQEEENIPEPTPDTNDGGFRTRSLSCTTENTDDTMSVRSEMIQRKGSTFKPHDSPRTPSNRTGRRRKEKRATVVGVPQHIAAELGLHSSYSHRGIHELFPRGNNKPGEKSSAIPVANGFHGEKEEFVVIPTVDGTPATVPHGGAYISLVALEQTEAALQRHINKVYQDDSCIGRKSDIKMSPLFLRPKSLAVPGMTTHSPQSDPRSPVMSISPQATYMSKIIPNAVLPPMVDVVALSRSSVRTLSRCSLATASPASVRGSLHRGRGRSSSSDTWSRSQSTETIVSDSSTISSRGGENILEAIETHESGLSTGRTSPAPSTGTQDGSDAVSLCSGRSSVRSVSLRKSKKAPPPPKRTYSLQQQREMGLPPRPDKKPTTKTSNARDPWVLRTDKGTVENDVFLPSLAGTNLSSPSRSDRTLSPSSGYSSQSGTPTLPVRSLLESPGSRRKTPPKPERTSLKSASSMPMSSSSSTDNNTPLLFSPPRAGSSLGDQEGQDLIPPHPNVPAPSCPPPSKATDLVVTPAATPTPSPPPSHHPTPPPARKSESDTEIVPLTLEKTAQKESLWPPPPPETSDVQDLSMADFPPPDEEIFLSLPPSFESVCDSLTSSDTFTVITNDKIDVLEAEMPVLTSKNEKPLNIVVGPQPESVPLTLTESPDTAIHALVIKTASTSVTQVATEIPGSVVPPSTEPLVVPPAFAADSSLTTAVPSIIYKPHFITPSTATIESKKTLEATVPQKATGDPTVTTLESKVSTTSFVPTISSTSVESSVSIVSSSVIATNVTLPQEAGSPRPKSSMWKPASAPSYRKQPATNQSTAAAQKEDANLPIVTPSLLQMVRLRSVQARGPQVPSSHHLSGLPAPQKPVRKSLSLRSPQGSESSPAESPTVSPQSPHKPPDSPSAYRSPASAASFVFARGSKKFVFEPLASQEAESSLKRDLVEELKSHGVPRSPDGKPPLQKKPSKIPPPVARKPSVGIPRTPTSPANSTVGTNGSVFTPCDAGCVPPASGVNATVTQAGHEKPHTSQLEQA